In Chryseobacterium oranimense, a single window of DNA contains:
- a CDS encoding aminopeptidase: protein MKKITTCLVLFWGIIQVSGQKDSIYIEAKLSSDRKTLEVNQEIVYYNHSEKDLHLVKLLNWASAYNKKGTSLVYRKLEDRNSDLHFAKNEQLGKLLDLQIKNSAQQPVPVNSNTDENLFLPLTEALKPGESIKLQLQYRMLLPDKKFTGYGTSDQITALKYFFIVPDHFDPDNISKRNYHDIEESVSFNTFWTVNFDLPPNSFIESNLPQVQMNAFKGYLDSDPEFVISPNGLPSIKVNVDGTDTEIKFGYNLKPEEKQNLEFYLPLHLKFIKERIGFLPKNLFISEKFRSSEDFFGNNDITFWKFKFQLFTDSEKTDLDYFGIIAKKILDESVIADKQKNHWFKNGLKSYLEIQYLQKFYKDTKLLGTLPETRIFGVKPLKLFHASKVKLIDRYGLAYQYIMSQNLDQKISENFTVLSNFNDMAISSFETGSLFNYTAEKMGYDRFNNIVKDYIAKNTDKKIDPEDFLKELAEKEKTSAYLSDFLKQKNRVNFKLKNIKKQEDSLNIKIGKNTDSPIPVRLETQTSEGEIKSYWVETEEKEKVTNFALPSSEDIYKVTLNSDYIFPESKYRDNFLYAKGLFSNTKKIKFKLIKDIPNPEYNEIYVTPRVRFNNTYDKFLLGVNLKNQSFFDQKFLYSFTPTYSTGTGKLTGSGAISYSFLPAESIFRSITFGISGSYFHYDYGLAYRKGSVFSNFNFRKNPRSTVSRSLGFSYNYLERDLSPVMVANKDYDKYNLWSAGYGYSDSQMIHEKSLSLSTQGMEDFNKITAEGFYRWEFAPKQKLSVRLFAGYFIRNETRNNTFNYGISRVSNYSFSYNLLGESANSGLLSQQFILADGGFKSFIPGSVNQWITSFNVDSSVWKIFHVYADAGIYKNKNRPAEFIWDSGIKVRLIPDFLEIYFPIQSSLGFEPSFKDYAKRIRYTLVLNLGAVINAARRGWY, encoded by the coding sequence TTGAAAAAGATCACCACTTGCCTTGTTTTGTTTTGGGGAATTATACAGGTTTCCGGGCAGAAAGACAGTATATATATTGAAGCGAAACTATCTTCCGACAGAAAAACGCTGGAAGTTAATCAGGAAATTGTGTATTACAATCATTCCGAAAAAGACCTTCATTTGGTAAAGCTTCTCAACTGGGCTTCTGCTTACAACAAAAAAGGAACGTCCTTAGTTTACAGAAAACTGGAGGACAGGAACAGTGATCTTCATTTTGCAAAGAACGAACAACTGGGCAAGCTTCTTGATCTTCAGATTAAAAATTCAGCACAGCAGCCTGTCCCAGTGAATTCCAATACGGATGAAAACCTTTTTCTACCTCTAACAGAGGCTTTGAAACCTGGAGAAAGCATCAAATTACAGCTTCAGTACAGAATGCTCCTTCCCGATAAAAAATTTACGGGTTACGGGACTTCTGATCAGATTACGGCATTAAAATATTTCTTTATTGTTCCGGATCATTTTGATCCGGACAATATTTCCAAAAGAAACTATCACGATATTGAGGAATCCGTGAGTTTCAACACTTTCTGGACCGTCAATTTTGATCTGCCACCCAATAGTTTCATCGAAAGTAACCTTCCACAGGTTCAGATGAATGCTTTTAAAGGCTATCTTGATTCTGATCCTGAATTTGTGATCTCTCCCAATGGCCTTCCTTCTATAAAAGTAAATGTGGATGGTACAGATACCGAAATTAAATTCGGATATAATCTGAAACCGGAAGAAAAACAAAACCTTGAATTTTATCTGCCTTTGCATTTGAAATTCATTAAAGAAAGAATAGGTTTCCTTCCAAAAAATCTCTTCATTTCTGAAAAATTCAGATCTTCGGAAGATTTCTTCGGAAATAATGATATTACATTCTGGAAATTTAAGTTTCAGCTGTTCACCGATTCGGAAAAAACGGATCTTGATTATTTCGGAATTATTGCAAAAAAAATACTTGACGAAAGTGTTATTGCAGACAAACAGAAAAATCACTGGTTTAAGAACGGCCTGAAATCCTATCTGGAAATACAGTATCTCCAGAAGTTCTATAAGGATACGAAGCTATTGGGGACCCTGCCGGAGACCCGTATTTTCGGAGTCAAACCTTTAAAATTGTTCCATGCATCAAAAGTAAAGCTAATCGACCGCTACGGACTGGCTTATCAGTATATCATGTCCCAGAATCTGGACCAGAAGATCAGCGAGAACTTTACCGTTTTGAGTAACTTCAATGATATGGCGATCAGCAGCTTTGAAACCGGAAGTCTTTTTAATTATACAGCAGAAAAAATGGGCTATGATCGTTTCAACAATATTGTGAAGGATTATATTGCCAAAAACACGGATAAAAAAATCGATCCGGAAGACTTTCTTAAAGAGTTAGCTGAAAAAGAAAAAACATCTGCCTACCTGAGTGATTTTCTTAAACAAAAAAACAGGGTTAACTTCAAGCTGAAAAATATTAAAAAGCAGGAAGATTCTTTAAATATCAAAATCGGTAAAAATACAGACTCTCCTATTCCGGTAAGACTAGAAACACAGACCAGCGAAGGCGAAATAAAATCCTATTGGGTCGAAACAGAAGAAAAAGAAAAGGTTACCAACTTTGCCCTTCCTTCTTCAGAAGATATTTACAAGGTAACGCTGAATTCAGATTATATTTTTCCGGAATCCAAATACCGGGACAACTTTTTATATGCAAAAGGTCTGTTTTCGAATACTAAAAAAATAAAGTTCAAGCTTATTAAGGATATTCCCAATCCTGAATATAACGAAATATATGTCACTCCAAGGGTACGTTTTAATAATACGTATGATAAGTTCCTTCTGGGAGTGAATTTGAAAAATCAGTCATTTTTTGATCAGAAATTCCTGTATTCATTTACTCCAACTTACAGCACGGGAACCGGTAAACTGACCGGATCAGGAGCCATCTCCTACTCTTTCCTTCCTGCTGAAAGCATTTTCAGAAGCATCACTTTTGGGATATCAGGATCCTATTTCCATTATGATTATGGGCTGGCCTATAGAAAAGGTTCAGTATTTTCCAATTTTAATTTCAGGAAAAACCCACGAAGTACGGTAAGCAGAAGTTTAGGATTTTCTTATAATTATTTAGAAAGAGATCTTAGCCCGGTAATGGTTGCGAATAAGGATTATGACAAATATAATCTCTGGAGTGCAGGATATGGATACAGTGACAGCCAGATGATCCATGAAAAAAGCTTAAGCCTGAGCACCCAGGGGATGGAAGACTTTAATAAAATCACTGCTGAAGGATTCTACAGATGGGAATTTGCTCCCAAACAGAAGCTAAGTGTAAGGTTATTTGCCGGCTATTTTATAAGAAATGAAACCCGGAACAATACTTTCAACTATGGGATTTCAAGGGTATCAAATTATTCTTTCTCTTATAATCTTTTGGGTGAAAGTGCCAACAGCGGGCTTCTTTCACAGCAGTTTATTCTTGCTGACGGAGGTTTCAAATCTTTTATCCCTGGATCTGTGAATCAGTGGATCACTTCTTTTAATGTAGATTCCAGTGTATGGAAGATTTTCCATGTGTATGCGGATGCAGGAATCTATAAAAACAAAAACCGTCCTGCAGAGTTTATCTGGGACAGTGGAATTAAAGTAAGGCTTATCCCTGATTTTCTTGAAATTTACTTCCCGATACAGTCTTCATTAGGCTTTGAACCTTCTTTTAAGGATTATGCAAAACGCATCAGATATACTTTAGTCCTTAACCTTGGAGCTGTCATCAATGCAGCCAGAAGAGGATGGTATTAA
- the pyrF gene encoding orotidine-5'-phosphate decarboxylase, producing MESKKEFFLECYKLGIIKFGRFTLKSGIESPFYVDLRPLASDPKILKNLANYLLEMLPLDNFDLICGVPYAALPMATAMSLESYIPLIIKRKEAKNYGTKKLIEGIYQKGQNCLLVEDVITSGKSLIETIAEVEQEDLKVADIVVVLDREQGGKQLLESKGYRVHTLFNISEVCAILQENGELSDEEVKRIQDFLQGNHIQFEEKTRSSYEQKLEHAQHSVSKKLLETALAKKSNLIASADVTTTQELLALAEKVGPHIVALKTHIDIISDFEYEKTILPLKALAEKHRFLLMEDRKFADIGNTQELQFTSGVFKITDWADFVTSQVIGGFESLDCFKNVGVVAIVGMSSKGTLTTASYREEALKVALSHPNVIGGVSQNQISEELLLFTPGVNLADSGDGKGQQYNTPEHVFKMLHSDFIIVGRGIYKSDDPETAAVTYKNEGWNAYVNSLQKNMIQG from the coding sequence ATGGAAAGTAAAAAAGAGTTTTTCTTAGAGTGCTACAAGCTGGGCATTATCAAATTCGGGAGGTTTACCTTAAAAAGCGGTATTGAAAGTCCGTTCTATGTAGATCTCAGACCTTTGGCATCAGACCCTAAAATCTTAAAGAATCTGGCGAATTATTTATTGGAAATGCTTCCTCTGGATAATTTTGATCTTATCTGCGGAGTGCCTTATGCAGCCCTTCCGATGGCTACCGCAATGTCTCTGGAAAGCTATATTCCATTAATTATCAAAAGAAAAGAAGCAAAAAATTACGGAACAAAGAAACTGATCGAAGGAATTTACCAGAAAGGACAAAACTGTCTTTTGGTGGAAGATGTCATCACTTCCGGAAAATCTCTTATAGAAACTATTGCAGAAGTAGAACAGGAAGATCTTAAAGTAGCTGATATCGTTGTTGTTCTCGACAGGGAACAGGGCGGAAAACAATTATTGGAAAGTAAGGGCTACAGAGTTCATACCCTTTTCAATATATCCGAAGTTTGTGCCATTCTTCAGGAAAACGGCGAACTGTCTGATGAAGAAGTAAAGAGAATCCAGGACTTCCTTCAGGGGAACCATATTCAGTTTGAAGAAAAGACCAGAAGTTCTTATGAGCAGAAGCTGGAACATGCACAGCATTCCGTTTCTAAAAAATTACTGGAAACGGCTCTGGCAAAAAAATCCAACCTTATTGCATCTGCTGACGTTACCACAACCCAGGAACTTCTTGCGCTTGCTGAAAAGGTAGGACCTCATATTGTTGCCTTAAAAACCCACATCGATATCATTTCAGATTTTGAATACGAAAAAACAATTCTTCCTTTAAAAGCATTGGCGGAAAAACACCGGTTCTTACTGATGGAGGACAGAAAGTTTGCAGATATCGGCAATACCCAGGAACTGCAGTTTACCAGCGGCGTATTTAAAATTACAGACTGGGCAGATTTTGTTACTTCCCAGGTAATCGGTGGATTTGAATCTTTAGACTGCTTCAAAAATGTAGGGGTTGTCGCTATTGTGGGAATGTCTTCCAAAGGTACCCTTACTACAGCCAGCTATCGCGAAGAAGCTTTGAAAGTGGCATTATCCCATCCTAACGTGATAGGAGGTGTATCACAGAATCAGATTTCTGAAGAGCTGCTGCTGTTTACTCCGGGCGTTAATCTTGCAGATTCAGGAGATGGAAAAGGACAGCAGTACAATACACCTGAACATGTTTTCAAAATGCTCCACTCTGATTTTATCATTGTAGGAAGAGGAATTTATAAATCTGATGATCCTGAAACCGCCGCCGTTACTTATAAAAATGAAGGCTGGAACGCATATGTTAATTCTTTGCAAAAAAACATGATCCAGGGCTAA
- a CDS encoding YkvA family protein codes for MKYSKLNLAKEAISHKGFVKKIPDIFRMVKLWRRGEYPMRSIDIILPLLGILYVISPIDLLPEFAVPVLGVMDDLAVLSLTIPKLIKEVDKFLLWEAEQRMRGTKVIDAEIVK; via the coding sequence ATGAAATATTCAAAATTGAATCTTGCAAAAGAAGCCATCAGCCATAAAGGCTTCGTAAAAAAAATTCCTGACATTTTCAGGATGGTCAAGTTATGGAGAAGAGGTGAATATCCGATGAGATCCATCGATATTATCCTTCCTCTTCTGGGAATTTTATATGTAATCTCCCCTATTGACTTACTTCCTGAGTTTGCCGTACCTGTTTTGGGAGTTATGGACGATCTTGCAGTATTGTCGCTGACGATTCCAAAACTTATCAAAGAAGTGGATAAATTCTTGCTGTGGGAAGCAGAACAGAGAATGAGAGGTACTAAAGTTATCGATGCAGAAATTGTAAAATAA
- a CDS encoding TlpA family protein disulfide reductase: protein MKKNIIYLVLIIIIGVIAFVPGVKEYLRDQFFPIATIENAVHVSEEDYDIELKGINVPSTNLKTFKNKPVFLNFWGTWCPPCRKEWPTIQKLYDSRKGNVDFVLIAMNDKEEDVKKFLKDNNYSVPVYIAQSPISEKILPKVFPTTFLIDKHGRIIIKEDAYRDWNTETVHQFIDNIIK from the coding sequence ATGAAAAAGAATATCATTTATCTTGTCCTCATTATTATTATCGGTGTGATTGCTTTCGTACCGGGCGTAAAAGAATATCTCAGGGATCAGTTTTTCCCCATCGCAACAATTGAAAATGCCGTACACGTAAGCGAAGAAGACTATGACATCGAACTGAAAGGAATTAATGTACCAAGCACCAATCTTAAAACCTTTAAGAATAAGCCGGTTTTCCTTAATTTCTGGGGAACATGGTGCCCTCCATGCAGAAAAGAATGGCCTACAATCCAGAAGTTATATGATTCCAGGAAAGGAAATGTAGATTTTGTTCTTATTGCTATGAACGATAAGGAAGAAGATGTAAAAAAGTTTTTAAAAGATAATAATTATTCAGTTCCCGTATATATTGCACAAAGCCCTATTTCTGAAAAAATCCTTCCCAAAGTATTCCCTACCACTTTTCTTATTGATAAGCACGGAAGAATCATCATTAAGGAAGATGCCTACAGAGATTGGAACACAGAGACTGTGCATCAGTTCATTGACAATATCATCAAGTAG
- a CDS encoding thioredoxin family protein produces the protein MKNYWDQGISFEEYVRIGKERLENPSNQQETDYKQYYELGLQRMDRTLKKYVPDEEQLKELASKNFDGKILIISEAWCGDASATVPALVTFFKGHNEVKIFLRDSDKSLISQYLTNGTESIPKVIILDKDFSVKNSWGPRPKYGYELLMKHKADPDAYPKESFYNDLQLYYAKNRGKDAVQEILELL, from the coding sequence ATGAAAAATTACTGGGATCAGGGAATATCTTTTGAAGAATATGTCCGCATCGGAAAAGAAAGATTAGAAAATCCTTCCAATCAACAGGAAACTGACTATAAACAATACTACGAGCTCGGACTTCAGAGAATGGACAGAACCCTGAAAAAGTATGTTCCGGACGAAGAACAGTTAAAAGAACTGGCTTCTAAAAATTTTGACGGAAAAATACTCATCATTTCGGAAGCATGGTGTGGTGATGCCAGCGCTACAGTTCCTGCCCTTGTTACTTTCTTCAAGGGGCACAATGAGGTGAAAATCTTCCTCAGAGACAGTGATAAAAGCCTGATCAGCCAATATCTGACCAACGGTACAGAATCTATTCCCAAAGTAATTATCCTTGATAAAGATTTCAGTGTGAAAAATTCGTGGGGCCCGCGTCCAAAATACGGATACGAGCTGCTCATGAAGCATAAAGCAGATCCCGATGCATATCCGAAAGAGAGCTTTTACAATGACCTGCAGCTGTATTACGCCAAAAACCGGGGTAAGGATGCAGTTCAGGAGATTCTGGAGTTATTATAA
- the aroC gene encoding chorismate synthase, which yields MFNTLGNLLSLTTFGESHGVAYGGIINNFPAGLTVDFDKIQYELDRRKPGQSAIVTQRKESDTVKFLSGIFEGKTTGTPIGFIIENENQKSKDYDHIADSYRPSHADFTYDQKFGIRDYRGGGKSSARETINWVVAGALAKQLLSGIEINAYVSSVGDIFCEKPYQALDFSKTESNDVRCPDAETAEKMIERIKEIKKEGNTIGGTVTCVIKNVPVGIGEPIFSKLQAELGKAMLNINACKGFEYGSGFCGAKMTGKEHNDAFNTDFTTKSNLSGGIQGGISNGMDIYFRAAFKPVATILRPQDSVDKHGNPVIVEGKGRHDPCVVPRAVPVVESLAAFVLADLFLINKTRNINNF from the coding sequence ATGTTCAACACATTAGGTAATCTTCTCAGTCTTACAACATTTGGAGAAAGTCACGGCGTGGCTTACGGCGGTATCATCAATAATTTCCCGGCAGGTTTAACGGTAGATTTCGATAAAATTCAATATGAATTGGATCGCAGGAAACCTGGCCAGTCTGCCATTGTCACTCAAAGGAAAGAAAGTGATACGGTAAAGTTCCTTTCAGGAATCTTCGAGGGAAAAACAACAGGTACCCCAATCGGTTTTATTATCGAAAACGAAAATCAGAAGTCGAAAGACTACGATCATATTGCAGATTCGTATCGCCCGAGTCATGCAGATTTTACGTATGACCAGAAATTCGGGATCAGAGACTATCGTGGCGGCGGAAAATCTTCAGCAAGGGAAACCATCAACTGGGTGGTTGCAGGAGCTTTGGCCAAACAGCTTTTATCCGGCATCGAGATCAATGCGTATGTATCTTCCGTTGGTGACATTTTCTGTGAAAAACCATATCAGGCTTTGGATTTTTCAAAAACGGAAAGTAATGATGTACGCTGCCCGGATGCCGAAACTGCTGAAAAAATGATCGAGAGAATTAAAGAGATCAAAAAAGAAGGCAATACCATTGGCGGAACGGTTACCTGCGTGATCAAAAACGTTCCCGTAGGTATTGGGGAACCTATATTTTCCAAACTTCAGGCTGAATTAGGGAAAGCCATGCTGAATATCAATGCCTGTAAAGGATTTGAATACGGAAGTGGTTTCTGCGGAGCTAAAATGACCGGAAAAGAGCATAATGATGCTTTTAATACAGATTTCACCACTAAATCTAATCTTTCCGGAGGAATTCAGGGAGGAATCTCGAACGGTATGGATATTTATTTCCGTGCAGCATTCAAACCTGTGGCTACTATTTTAAGACCCCAGGACAGTGTGGATAAACATGGAAATCCTGTCATAGTAGAAGGAAAAGGACGTCATGACCCATGTGTGGTGCCGAGAGCTGTTCCCGTTGTGGAAAGTCTGGCTGCATTTGTATTGGCCGATTTATTTTTGATCAACAAAACAAGAAACATCAATAATTTTTAA
- a CDS encoding LIC_10190 family membrane protein encodes MILLLLSSVLILSVLAGWGKVMESFLGTLSGEVAGSILTGTMGLGMVWTVLSFFIPINIYVEIPFVITGIFFFFQKKIYEEINRFSKKDTLLIGGISLVILYCSSFHPYVLDHFGYYVPSIKWITEYGLVKGISNLDLTLGQMSVWHIFQAGFSGFSDPFLRINAVLLIAYTLYIFKSKTWIQLCFIPILLLFSQSPSPDLPVIVLSLILLNEILQENRNINLLFAFAVFVFSIKPTMIWLPLLVFLYSVFIVKPDYKNWVLGIGILILFFIKNIWTFGYPVFPVAAGDFGFSWKPNPEVLKISSQYAVQKTYDMQYTYEEIQNFSSVEAVKNWFTLQGVKSKINIFFIISLILFSIFAFIKKKKIISLICISILIKSAFILAFSAQYRFFIDVFFVIIFVLFIHLNKRNALIFFSLVSILVIGILSFPNFIREYIPSFRPGNFMAGIKKEQLYEPSTYHYNKFETFRTGNLKFNVSKDYPFNFDTPVPAISASYIIDDVNAGIFPQYVDPKNIKKGFIWKKLSPKEKKEAENVINNIKNTDK; translated from the coding sequence ATGATTCTACTTCTCCTTTCTTCAGTTCTTATTCTTTCAGTGCTAGCGGGCTGGGGGAAAGTCATGGAAAGCTTCCTTGGAACACTGTCCGGAGAAGTTGCTGGCAGTATTCTGACCGGAACAATGGGACTTGGCATGGTATGGACTGTTTTGTCTTTTTTTATACCTATTAATATATATGTAGAGATTCCATTTGTAATTACCGGAATTTTCTTCTTTTTTCAAAAGAAAATTTATGAGGAGATTAATCGGTTTTCAAAAAAAGATACCCTTTTAATTGGTGGTATTTCACTTGTTATTTTATACTGCAGCTCCTTTCATCCTTATGTATTGGATCATTTTGGATATTATGTACCTTCTATTAAATGGATTACAGAATATGGACTGGTAAAAGGGATTTCCAATCTCGACCTTACATTGGGACAGATGTCTGTTTGGCATATTTTCCAGGCAGGGTTTTCCGGTTTTTCTGATCCATTTTTAAGGATCAATGCCGTCTTACTTATTGCTTACACGCTTTATATTTTTAAAAGTAAAACCTGGATTCAGCTGTGTTTTATTCCTATATTACTGCTTTTTTCACAATCACCCAGCCCGGATCTTCCCGTCATTGTTTTATCACTAATCCTGTTAAATGAAATCCTCCAAGAAAACAGAAATATCAATCTTCTCTTTGCTTTTGCTGTTTTTGTTTTTTCCATAAAACCTACAATGATATGGCTCCCATTACTGGTATTTTTATATTCTGTATTCATTGTAAAGCCTGATTATAAAAACTGGGTTCTGGGAATAGGAATTCTTATTTTATTCTTTATAAAAAATATATGGACGTTCGGATATCCTGTGTTTCCTGTTGCAGCAGGTGATTTTGGTTTCAGCTGGAAGCCCAACCCGGAAGTATTAAAAATTTCATCACAATATGCTGTTCAGAAAACCTACGACATGCAGTATACCTATGAGGAAATTCAAAATTTCTCTTCTGTTGAAGCAGTCAAAAACTGGTTTACATTGCAAGGAGTTAAATCAAAAATCAACATATTTTTCATTATAAGCCTGATTTTGTTTTCAATTTTTGCTTTCATTAAAAAGAAAAAAATCATCAGCCTGATCTGCATTTCAATCCTTATAAAAAGTGCATTCATTTTAGCCTTTTCAGCACAATACCGGTTTTTTATTGATGTTTTTTTTGTTATAATTTTTGTTCTGTTTATTCATCTTAACAAAAGAAATGCTCTCATTTTTTTCTCATTGGTAAGTATATTAGTAATAGGAATCTTAAGCTTTCCTAACTTCATCCGAGAATATATTCCGAGTTTCAGACCGGGAAATTTCATGGCTGGGATAAAAAAAGAGCAGCTTTACGAACCCTCGACCTATCATTACAATAAATTTGAAACCTTCCGTACAGGAAACTTAAAATTCAATGTATCAAAAGATTACCCTTTTAATTTTGACACTCCTGTTCCTGCAATTTCAGCAAGTTATATTATTGACGATGTAAATGCCGGAATTTTTCCGCAATATGTTGACCCAAAAAATATTAAAAAGGGATTTATCTGGAAAAAACTCTCTCCAAAAGAAAAAAAGGAAGCAGAGAACGTTATCAATAATATCAAAAACACTGATAAATAG
- a CDS encoding YMGG-like glycine zipper-containing protein, translating to MRKIVLAGFLSVFLLTACKKDERTAEKSLEEQKLEFQARQLEIEKQKLAIEKEKIVYEAQKKADSISESKRSQAAAAANSKPQIIRETRTVYRDRGSNSNSGGGTYANNGNSSSQGTGTTATKKKGWSKAAKGTAIGAVGGAALGAIVAKKNRGLGAVIGGVVGGATGYTIGRAGDRKDGRVQPRN from the coding sequence ATGAGAAAGATAGTATTAGCAGGTTTTTTATCAGTTTTTTTACTGACAGCCTGTAAAAAAGACGAAAGGACAGCTGAAAAATCTCTTGAAGAGCAAAAACTTGAGTTTCAGGCCAGACAGCTTGAAATAGAAAAACAAAAGCTGGCTATCGAGAAAGAAAAAATAGTGTACGAAGCACAGAAAAAAGCAGACAGTATCTCTGAAAGCAAAAGATCTCAGGCAGCGGCTGCAGCCAATTCAAAGCCTCAGATCATAAGAGAGACAAGAACAGTATATAGAGACAGAGGATCCAATTCTAATTCAGGAGGCGGAACCTATGCAAATAATGGTAACAGCTCTTCACAGGGTACCGGTACTACCGCCACCAAGAAGAAAGGATGGAGTAAAGCAGCCAAAGGAACAGCCATCGGTGCTGTAGGTGGTGCTGCATTAGGAGCCATTGTTGCTAAGAAAAACAGAGGTCTTGGAGCCGTCATAGGCGGTGTAGTTGGGGGTGCAACCGGTTATACGATCGGTAGAGCCGGAGACAGAAAAGACGGAAGAGTTCAACCGCGTAATTAA
- a CDS encoding RDD family protein has protein sequence MRKYLQIVDRHKATTGKRFLNLFLDRLFIQAIYYAFFFIFGIGYSIVYGEGFSAENEDQNLTFSLILIFIYLALSFCYFFFMEYYLGKTIAKYITGTEVISIDGNKPTPQQIITRTFSRAVPFDPLSFLGNNGWHDSWSDTRVINGKNYVAEKQLKEEISSIGAKEMA, from the coding sequence ATGAGAAAATATTTACAGATTGTAGACAGGCATAAAGCCACAACCGGCAAACGCTTTCTTAATTTATTTTTAGACAGACTTTTTATACAGGCTATTTATTATGCATTCTTTTTTATATTTGGAATAGGATACTCAATAGTATATGGGGAAGGATTTTCTGCTGAAAACGAGGATCAAAATCTTACTTTTAGCCTAATCTTGATCTTCATTTATCTGGCTCTGTCTTTTTGCTATTTCTTTTTTATGGAATATTATCTGGGTAAGACTATCGCTAAATATATTACAGGAACAGAAGTAATCAGTATAGATGGAAATAAACCAACCCCCCAACAGATTATTACCCGTACATTTTCCCGTGCCGTACCTTTTGATCCACTTTCTTTTTTAGGGAATAACGGCTGGCATGACAGCTGGAGTGATACCAGAGTGATTAATGGTAAAAACTATGTTGCTGAAAAACAATTAAAAGAAGAAATAAGCAGCATTGGAGCGAAAGAAATGGCTTAA
- a CDS encoding DUF4403 family protein, translating into MKSIKLLFLLSFAMVFGQTAVDNQSAVYNFPKIRSNITMPVTIPLSEISNMINASVKELIFQDDSYTDNNNDQFKVKVWKTRPIRLVGGTSQNLLIEVPLKIWAEKGIGTLGVYSYQNTTFETVMSFNTTINFNNNWTISTNTQPNGFRWVTKPVLDYGKIQIPITSLVEKSLKEQQGKFAKTIDQQMATQLNFQQYAVMAWNVFAQPFNISEEYNTWLKISPIGVNITPLKFYGNEITTNIGMDIYSETFTGSKPAATPTVRSVSSFNVVPALADKFLLQTTANVPFSEATNIARNMFMNKEYDVRGSKVKIKDIRVYGLEGRVIIEAETEGYVNGKAIISGIPIYDEMKKKIVLSNTKFNLRTANILQKTATLLFKGKIVKMIEEEYGIPTQDLELASKKSIEEAFNKEYYKGLKMNGRVFNLKPGRVLLNESGITAVIETNATLKLILNGI; encoded by the coding sequence TTGAAATCCATCAAATTATTATTTTTATTAAGTTTTGCCATGGTTTTTGGTCAGACTGCCGTTGATAATCAATCTGCTGTTTATAATTTCCCAAAAATACGGTCCAATATTACAATGCCGGTCACTATTCCGCTTTCCGAAATCAGTAATATGATTAATGCCTCGGTTAAGGAGCTGATATTTCAGGATGATTCCTACACGGATAACAATAATGACCAGTTCAAGGTAAAAGTATGGAAAACCCGCCCCATTCGTTTGGTGGGCGGAACAAGTCAAAACCTGCTGATTGAGGTTCCTCTAAAAATATGGGCAGAAAAGGGCATCGGTACATTGGGAGTATATTCGTACCAGAACACAACTTTTGAAACAGTGATGTCCTTCAATACAACCATCAACTTTAATAATAACTGGACGATCTCTACCAATACACAGCCCAATGGCTTCAGATGGGTAACAAAACCGGTTCTGGATTATGGTAAAATACAGATCCCTATCACTTCACTGGTAGAGAAAAGCCTGAAAGAGCAGCAGGGAAAATTTGCCAAAACGATTGATCAGCAAATGGCTACCCAGCTGAATTTCCAGCAGTATGCAGTAATGGCGTGGAATGTTTTTGCCCAACCTTTTAATATTTCTGAAGAATATAATACCTGGCTGAAAATAAGCCCGATCGGCGTAAACATCACTCCTCTGAAATTCTACGGAAATGAGATTACTACGAATATAGGAATGGATATTTATTCGGAAACATTTACAGGAAGCAAACCTGCAGCTACCCCAACAGTAAGATCGGTAAGTAGTTTTAACGTTGTTCCCGCCTTGGCAGATAAATTCCTTCTACAAACCACAGCGAATGTCCCTTTTTCCGAAGCAACAAATATTGCCCGCAATATGTTCATGAACAAAGAATACGATGTAAGAGGTTCTAAAGTGAAAATCAAAGATATCCGGGTTTACGGTTTGGAAGGAAGAGTGATCATTGAAGCTGAAACAGAAGGTTATGTGAATGGCAAAGCCATTATTTCCGGAATTCCCATATACGATGAAATGAAAAAGAAAATCGTACTCTCCAACACAAAATTTAATCTGAGAACAGCCAATATTCTACAGAAAACCGCAACCCTTCTTTTTAAGGGAAAAATTGTAAAGATGATTGAAGAGGAATATGGAATCCCGACGCAGGATCTGGAGCTGGCTTCGAAAAAAAGCATAGAAGAAGCATTTAATAAAGAATATTATAAAGGCTTAAAGATGAACGGAAGAGTTTTTAATCTGAAACCGGGCCGCGTTTTATTAAACGAATCGGGAATCACTGCCGTTATTGAAACCAACGCCACTTTAAAACTAATACTTAACGGAATTTAA